Proteins encoded within one genomic window of Saccharopolyspora pogona:
- a CDS encoding winged helix-turn-helix domain-containing protein, with protein sequence MAPDLVVLDVMPPGPAGGVLRAGDLVVDQAARVVTKGGRALNLRNKEFELLAFLLANPGRVVRRDELMRAVWSHDFGDASTVTVHVRRLREKIEDDPSHPGMLMTVWGVGYRFDPPAAR encoded by the coding sequence ATGGCGCCGGACCTCGTGGTGCTCGACGTGATGCCGCCGGGCCCTGCCGGTGGGGTGCTGCGCGCGGGAGATCTCGTGGTGGACCAGGCCGCGCGGGTGGTCACCAAGGGCGGGCGCGCGCTGAACCTGAGGAACAAGGAGTTCGAGCTCCTGGCGTTCCTGCTGGCCAATCCGGGCCGGGTGGTGCGGCGGGACGAGCTGATGCGGGCGGTGTGGTCGCATGACTTCGGTGACGCTTCGACCGTCACCGTTCACGTCCGGCGGCTGCGGGAGAAGATCGAGGACGATCCGTCGCACCCCGGGATGCTGATGACGGTGTGGGGCGTCGGTTACCGGTTCGACCCGCCCGCTGCTCGGTGA
- a CDS encoding FAD-dependent oxidoreductase gives MGPGVIVIGSGAAGLSAALAARAAGADVTVLEATSTLGGTTALSSGAVWVPNNHVEAAGRGRDCAEKAHRYLRSLAVGDVDPLLVNRFLDAGPRILRWLEGTSPLQWSLLPYPDCHSGLPGGMEGGRSLEPCALQIEPSLTHQLRPPLPWRLPAMLAELATGQVSLDVVNQRQRTGTVTGGQALVAALLIAARTAGVSFRTAARATRLVSDDGTVTGVDTPGQRLRGRVLLASGGFERDTALVNAFLRMPVLRCVGAPGARGDGLRMAMSMGATLGNMSEAWWCPTTPDPDAEIDGEPVHRMLFAERARPGTLMVDRRGRRFVNEAQNYNDVGRALHAFEPTEFCFARDQSWLIFDAIHRRDYTVGPVRRDAHAPDWLPCGGTLAELADLIDVHAETLIQTVERFNAAAKDGLDPEFGRGTNAYDRAMGDPQATHPTLRPLTEPPFYALPVHAGLGGTKGGPRTDPHGRVLHVEGGVIRGLYAAGNVAASPFGFAYPGTGGTLGQALVFGALAGEAAAGD, from the coding sequence GTGGGTCCTGGCGTCATCGTGATCGGTTCCGGCGCGGCCGGCCTGTCCGCGGCCCTCGCCGCGCGGGCGGCTGGTGCCGACGTCACCGTCCTGGAGGCGACGTCGACCTTGGGCGGGACGACGGCGCTCTCCAGCGGTGCGGTGTGGGTACCGAACAACCATGTAGAAGCAGCAGGGCGAGGCCGCGACTGCGCGGAGAAGGCGCACAGGTATCTGCGCTCGCTCGCGGTCGGCGACGTCGACCCCCTCCTCGTCAACCGGTTCCTCGACGCGGGACCACGAATATTGCGGTGGTTGGAAGGCACGTCCCCGCTGCAATGGAGCCTGCTGCCATATCCGGATTGCCATTCCGGGCTGCCTGGCGGCATGGAAGGCGGTCGCTCCCTCGAACCGTGCGCGCTGCAGATCGAGCCCAGCCTCACCCACCAGCTGCGGCCGCCGCTGCCGTGGCGCCTGCCTGCGATGCTCGCCGAATTGGCCACTGGTCAGGTTTCGCTGGATGTGGTCAACCAACGACAGCGAACCGGTACGGTCACCGGAGGGCAGGCACTCGTGGCCGCACTGCTGATCGCGGCCCGCACGGCGGGTGTCAGCTTTCGGACTGCTGCGAGGGCTACGAGACTCGTCAGCGACGATGGCACGGTGACCGGTGTCGATACCCCTGGTCAGCGGCTGCGTGGTCGGGTGTTGCTGGCAAGCGGTGGTTTCGAGCGGGACACCGCACTCGTCAACGCGTTCTTGCGGATGCCGGTGCTTCGCTGTGTGGGCGCACCCGGTGCGCGTGGTGACGGCCTGCGAATGGCGATGTCCATGGGGGCCACGCTCGGCAACATGTCCGAGGCGTGGTGGTGTCCAACGACGCCTGACCCCGACGCGGAGATCGACGGGGAACCGGTGCACCGGATGCTGTTCGCCGAACGCGCGCGCCCTGGCACGCTCATGGTAGACCGGCGTGGCCGCAGGTTCGTCAACGAAGCCCAGAACTACAACGACGTCGGCCGGGCGCTGCACGCGTTCGAGCCAACGGAGTTCTGCTTCGCGCGGGACCAGTCATGGCTGATCTTCGACGCGATTCACCGGCGCGACTACACCGTCGGCCCGGTCCGGCGAGATGCTCATGCCCCGGACTGGCTTCCGTGCGGAGGTACTCTCGCCGAACTCGCCGATCTCATCGACGTCCACGCCGAGACGCTGATCCAGACAGTCGAACGGTTCAATGCGGCGGCCAAGGACGGACTCGACCCGGAGTTCGGGCGCGGCACCAACGCGTACGACCGGGCGATGGGAGATCCACAGGCGACGCATCCCACCCTGCGGCCGCTCACCGAACCGCCTTTCTACGCCCTCCCGGTACATGCCGGGCTTGGCGGGACGAAAGGCGGTCCCCGCACCGACCCGCACGGGCGGGTACTGCACGTCGAAGGCGGTGTGATTCGCGGGCTCTACGCTGCGGGCAATGTCGCGGCCAGTCCGTTCGGGTTTGCTTACCCGGGTACCGGTGGCACTCTCGGGCAAGCACTCGTTTTCGGCGCCCTGGCTGGCGAAGCCGCCGCAGGCGACTGA
- a CDS encoding helix-turn-helix transcriptional regulator, whose product MRALLSRGWIEPAVMLAEATLNDGVPEELAAELRCTLIAPLITSGQTAEAIAIADRVLAVPDLPTTTFDDTAAGRMLALVLQGDFASDHASKVLQEPDGTCHGQARTAIALTGLAHLEWSAGNVAGALCWGRRAATCAASVKSADWRWYPQLMMAEMLGELGEFDDAEEILRQARAEIDQFGLTMHAAQADLIRARLLLRAGRQTAARLTAEACLSSALELGTWRVVPSAKSVLALIAFRSGDVALARSYLRRCRETSTYEQGSVARSARDEWIQLLVHTSTEDPSSIEALLHTNLLHRPALFVEEPGAAAWFVRVAMDVGDEKIAIKSIEAAQAVANANIGTPAVATGALHAHSLFERNLDGLLHVISEYGDAWARETAIEDLRALLGGGVRSSDWRDSRNVAESRRNDSANAKNPDRSHGEAESIPPKLTETERAIAELVSQGLTNRQIAHRVFLSPHTVNYHLRRIFRKLGINSRVELASRERYAVRREIRSSGQHGSS is encoded by the coding sequence GTGCGAGCACTGCTCTCCAGAGGCTGGATCGAACCTGCGGTCATGTTGGCCGAGGCGACCCTGAATGACGGTGTGCCGGAAGAGTTAGCGGCAGAGCTTCGATGCACGCTGATCGCTCCGCTGATCACCAGCGGGCAAACCGCCGAAGCGATCGCCATCGCCGACCGGGTGCTTGCTGTCCCCGACCTGCCGACCACCACGTTCGACGACACCGCAGCAGGTCGAATGCTGGCGTTGGTGCTGCAAGGAGACTTCGCCAGTGACCACGCCTCGAAAGTGTTGCAGGAGCCGGACGGGACATGCCACGGCCAGGCACGGACTGCGATCGCCTTGACCGGATTGGCACATCTCGAGTGGTCGGCCGGCAATGTCGCTGGGGCGCTGTGTTGGGGGAGGCGGGCAGCGACCTGCGCGGCGTCCGTGAAATCCGCGGATTGGCGCTGGTATCCGCAGCTGATGATGGCCGAGATGTTGGGCGAGTTGGGCGAGTTCGACGACGCCGAGGAGATCCTGCGCCAGGCCCGCGCGGAAATCGACCAGTTCGGGTTGACCATGCACGCAGCACAAGCTGACCTGATCCGTGCGCGTTTGCTACTGCGGGCGGGACGGCAGACGGCGGCACGGTTGACTGCCGAGGCATGTTTGTCCAGCGCACTCGAATTAGGGACGTGGCGAGTGGTTCCTTCAGCGAAGTCTGTTCTCGCGCTGATCGCATTCCGTTCCGGCGACGTAGCGTTGGCTCGTTCCTATCTGCGACGCTGCCGGGAAACCTCGACATACGAACAGGGTTCCGTCGCGCGGTCGGCGCGCGACGAGTGGATTCAGCTGCTGGTGCACACCTCGACGGAAGATCCGTCGAGCATCGAAGCGCTGCTGCATACCAACCTGCTGCACAGACCCGCCCTGTTCGTGGAGGAACCGGGTGCTGCCGCGTGGTTCGTACGTGTCGCGATGGACGTGGGCGACGAGAAGATTGCGATCAAGTCGATCGAAGCTGCCCAGGCCGTAGCCAACGCGAACATCGGTACGCCTGCGGTTGCCACTGGTGCGCTGCATGCTCACAGCCTTTTCGAACGGAATCTGGATGGACTGCTGCATGTCATCTCCGAATATGGAGACGCTTGGGCCAGGGAAACCGCGATAGAAGATCTACGAGCCTTGTTGGGCGGTGGCGTTCGGTCCAGCGACTGGCGCGATTCCAGAAACGTTGCCGAAAGCCGACGAAACGACTCGGCCAACGCTAAGAATCCTGATAGGTCGCACGGCGAGGCAGAATCGATTCCGCCGAAGCTGACGGAAACCGAACGTGCCATTGCCGAGTTGGTCAGCCAAGGATTGACCAATCGTCAGATTGCACACCGCGTTTTCCTCTCCCCGCACACCGTCAACTACCACCTGAGGCGGATTTTCCGAAAGCTCGGGATCAATTCCCGTGTGGAACTCGCGAGCCGGGAGCGCTACGCGGTGCGACGCGAAATCCGGTCATCCGGTCAGCACGGAAGCAGTTGA
- a CDS encoding isochorismatase family protein translates to MSIPSIGAYPMPTADDVPRSRVDWTASQYRAVLLIHDMQNYFLAKFPGDSPTLDLVRNIARLRECCADLGIPVAYTAQPGGMNSTQRGLLKDFWGPGMAVDPADREIVAELAPAEHERVFTKWRYSAFHNSGLLDYLRDRGRDQLIVCGVYAHVGCLITACDAFSHDIQPFLVCDAVADFSPEDHRMAVSYAAQRCAAVPTTDQVLAALTSTASVLTG, encoded by the coding sequence GTGAGCATACCGTCGATCGGCGCGTACCCCATGCCAACAGCTGATGATGTGCCGCGCAGCAGGGTCGACTGGACCGCTAGCCAGTATCGAGCAGTGTTGCTGATCCACGACATGCAGAACTACTTCTTGGCAAAGTTCCCTGGCGATTCTCCAACCTTGGACTTGGTGCGAAACATCGCGCGCCTGCGCGAGTGTTGTGCAGATCTGGGCATTCCCGTAGCATATACGGCGCAGCCCGGCGGGATGAACAGCACGCAGCGCGGCCTGCTCAAAGACTTCTGGGGGCCGGGAATGGCGGTGGATCCAGCCGACCGCGAAATTGTGGCCGAACTGGCGCCGGCCGAGCACGAGCGCGTATTCACGAAGTGGCGATACAGCGCCTTTCACAATTCCGGGTTACTGGATTATCTTCGTGACCGCGGGCGCGACCAGCTCATCGTCTGCGGCGTGTACGCTCACGTCGGTTGCCTAATCACAGCCTGCGACGCGTTCTCTCACGACATCCAACCGTTTCTGGTCTGCGATGCGGTAGCGGACTTCTCCCCGGAGGACCATCGAATGGCGGTGTCGTACGCCGCACAACGTTGTGCGGCTGTTCCGACGACAGATCAGGTACTTGCTGCGCTCACATCAACTGCTTCCGTGCTGACCGGATGA
- a CDS encoding anthranilate synthase family protein, with protein sequence MLQMMVRSQRTVNVTEALGALPDEPVELKDARFDTDDETYAEVVRSVLRDEIGSGAGSNFVIRRSFTATLADFSPRDALSLFRRLLVAEQGTYWTFVVHTGSRTFVGASPEKHVSLDRGTVVMNPISGTYRYPPEGPSAQDVLRFLADRKEEDELHMVLDEELKMMARICDRGGTVVGPRLREMARLAHTEYLIEGQTKLDVRDILRETLFAPTVTGSPLESACRVIKRYEPSGRGYYSGAIALIGHDAAGYQTLDSAILIRTAEIERDGRLRAGVGATLVRHSDPGSEVAETRAKLAGMLGAFEGGVDAPHQRERGLSLDANPLVREALDGRNKSLARFWLRADRGHVRTVPELVGRRVLVIDGEDTFTAMLGHQLTALGLTVSIRGYDESFEMDDDEFIVLGPGPGDPRVLDDPKIATLRRIARRLLHDRRRFLAVCLGHQVLCGLLGLEVVPEVVPNQGEQIDIDLLGERRTVAFYNTFVARSSSDRLYHQDLPGPVVISREPDSGRVHALSGPGFRSIQFHPESVLTIDGMSILGDLLGSLVPATESLPAQRGSSGVSGPAQIGVRTSTG encoded by the coding sequence ATGCTGCAGATGATGGTCCGGTCGCAAAGAACGGTCAACGTCACCGAAGCATTGGGCGCACTACCCGACGAGCCGGTGGAGTTGAAGGACGCCCGCTTCGACACCGACGATGAGACTTACGCAGAGGTCGTCCGGAGCGTCCTGCGCGACGAGATCGGCAGCGGCGCTGGCTCGAACTTCGTCATTAGGCGGTCGTTCACGGCCACTCTCGCCGACTTCTCGCCACGCGACGCGTTAAGTCTGTTCAGACGGTTGCTCGTTGCGGAGCAGGGTACGTACTGGACTTTCGTGGTCCACACAGGTTCCCGCACGTTCGTCGGAGCTAGCCCCGAAAAGCACGTCAGCCTGGATCGGGGCACGGTGGTGATGAATCCGATCAGCGGCACCTACCGGTATCCGCCGGAGGGACCGTCGGCGCAGGACGTGCTGCGATTTCTGGCGGATCGCAAAGAAGAAGACGAACTGCACATGGTTCTCGATGAAGAACTGAAGATGATGGCCAGGATTTGCGACCGGGGCGGCACCGTGGTCGGCCCGCGGTTGCGGGAGATGGCCCGTCTGGCGCACACCGAATACCTGATCGAGGGCCAGACGAAGCTAGACGTTCGGGACATTCTGCGGGAAACGTTGTTCGCGCCAACGGTCACCGGAAGTCCGCTGGAAAGTGCCTGCCGGGTGATCAAGCGGTACGAGCCGTCGGGACGCGGTTACTACAGCGGGGCAATCGCACTGATCGGTCACGATGCAGCGGGTTACCAGACACTGGACTCGGCGATCCTCATCCGCACCGCGGAGATCGAACGCGATGGTCGGCTGCGGGCTGGCGTCGGCGCGACGCTCGTCCGCCACTCCGACCCGGGTTCCGAAGTCGCTGAGACCCGAGCGAAGTTGGCCGGAATGCTCGGGGCGTTCGAGGGCGGAGTCGACGCGCCGCATCAGCGGGAACGCGGATTGTCCCTTGACGCGAATCCGTTGGTTCGAGAAGCGCTGGACGGACGCAACAAGAGCTTGGCGCGGTTCTGGTTGAGAGCGGATCGCGGTCACGTGCGCACGGTGCCGGAACTGGTCGGCCGTCGCGTGCTCGTGATCGATGGCGAGGACACATTCACCGCTATGTTGGGTCACCAGCTGACCGCTCTGGGGCTGACCGTCTCCATCCGCGGCTATGACGAGTCTTTCGAGATGGACGACGACGAGTTCATCGTGCTCGGCCCCGGGCCAGGCGATCCCCGGGTGCTCGATGACCCGAAGATCGCCACGCTGCGCCGGATCGCCCGGCGGCTCCTTCACGATCGACGTCGTTTTCTCGCGGTGTGCCTAGGGCACCAGGTCCTCTGCGGACTGCTGGGCTTGGAAGTGGTCCCCGAGGTAGTTCCGAACCAGGGTGAGCAGATCGACATCGACCTTCTCGGGGAACGAAGAACTGTCGCTTTCTACAACACATTCGTTGCCAGGTCCAGTAGCGACCGCCTGTACCACCAGGACCTTCCGGGGCCGGTCGTCATCAGCCGGGAGCCCGATTCAGGGCGGGTGCATGCGTTGTCCGGGCCGGGTTTCCGGTCGATTCAGTTCCACCCGGAGTCGGTGTTGACCATCGACGGAATGAGTATTCTCGGCGATCTTCTCGGCTCCCTGGTGCCGGCTACCGAGTCTTTGCCCGCACAACGTGGCTCGTCGGGCGTTTCTGGTCCTGCGCAGATCGGCGTGCGGACAAGCACGGGCTGA
- a CDS encoding PhzA/PhzB family protein, which translates to MDVVIDGCVRSTTDGEVRQMTEAPQDAVAFSNEAELRRRNRATVEEYLRVTEGEPRLQRHHLFTDDGTERGGLWTTDTGEPVFATGKDNLYSMAAWSLECFPDWKWINVEIYETQDPNRFWVECDGEGKILFPDYSPGHYKNHFIHSFLLENGKIKEVREFMNPCQQMRALGIEVPVIKRGGIPA; encoded by the coding sequence ATGGATGTGGTCATCGACGGATGCGTCCGCAGCACCACGGATGGAGAGGTTCGACAAATGACAGAAGCGCCCCAGGACGCAGTAGCATTCTCCAACGAGGCGGAGCTCAGGCGACGCAATCGGGCCACCGTGGAAGAATATCTGCGGGTTACCGAAGGTGAGCCTCGCTTGCAACGTCATCATTTGTTCACCGATGACGGCACCGAGCGCGGTGGCCTGTGGACGACGGACACCGGCGAGCCGGTATTCGCGACCGGGAAGGACAATCTGTATTCCATGGCCGCCTGGTCGTTGGAGTGCTTCCCGGACTGGAAGTGGATCAATGTGGAGATCTACGAGACGCAGGATCCGAACCGATTCTGGGTCGAATGCGACGGCGAGGGGAAAATTCTCTTCCCCGATTACTCACCAGGGCATTACAAGAACCATTTCATCCATTCGTTCCTGCTGGAAAACGGCAAGATCAAAGAGGTCCGCGAATTCATGAACCCGTGCCAGCAGATGCGCGCGCTGGGGATCGAGGTACCGGTGATCAAACGAGGTGGTATACCCGCATGA
- a CDS encoding YbaB/EbfC family nucleoid-associated protein, which produces MSELPDIEAMLTELDEKMNTVQALRDEAVASTYTGSSADQAVVARVNGIGAIQDLSIPDAELRSNHPSALGGKILEAINSARAQAVDDSNAKMIEALPGFWS; this is translated from the coding sequence GTGTCAGAACTTCCCGACATCGAGGCGATGTTGACGGAGCTGGACGAGAAGATGAACACCGTGCAGGCGCTGCGGGATGAAGCCGTAGCGAGCACCTACACGGGCTCGTCGGCGGACCAGGCCGTGGTCGCACGGGTCAACGGAATTGGGGCGATTCAGGATCTGTCGATACCTGACGCAGAACTTCGCTCCAATCACCCATCGGCTTTGGGAGGAAAGATCCTGGAGGCGATCAATTCTGCACGCGCGCAGGCGGTCGATGACTCCAACGCGAAGATGATCGAGGCCCTTCCGGGCTTTTGGAGCTGA
- a CDS encoding PhzF family phenazine biosynthesis protein — protein sequence MPNHAYVITDVFTATPLEGNPLAVFTDAAGLSAEQMQRIAREMNLSETTFVLPAREVADARVRIFTPVNELPFAGHPTLGTAIVLGAEMNQDTIRLETEVGVITFSFERANGKIVAARMLQPIPSWQPYEHADELLEGLGVAASELPVDAYRNGPRHVYVGLGSVTALEAIHPDLRVLAKFPDMAALCFAGAGTNWRLRMFSPAYGVAEDPATGSAAGPLAVHLARYGRIAFGSQITIRQGVEIGRPSTMYATVEGAGERIDQVEVVGAAVVVAHGTLVL from the coding sequence GTGCCGAACCACGCTTACGTAATCACCGACGTCTTTACCGCAACTCCGCTGGAGGGCAATCCGCTGGCTGTTTTCACCGACGCCGCCGGCCTGTCCGCAGAGCAGATGCAACGCATCGCCAGGGAGATGAATCTGTCGGAAACCACGTTCGTGCTTCCCGCCCGCGAGGTTGCCGACGCGCGGGTCCGGATCTTCACACCGGTGAACGAGCTGCCCTTCGCCGGGCACCCCACGCTTGGGACTGCCATCGTGCTTGGTGCGGAGATGAACCAGGACACGATCCGGCTGGAGACCGAAGTCGGGGTGATCACCTTTTCGTTCGAGCGCGCGAACGGGAAGATCGTCGCCGCCAGGATGCTGCAGCCGATCCCGAGCTGGCAACCGTACGAGCATGCCGACGAACTGCTGGAAGGTCTTGGCGTCGCGGCTTCCGAGCTACCGGTCGATGCCTACCGGAACGGGCCTCGGCACGTCTACGTCGGGCTCGGCAGCGTGACGGCGCTGGAGGCGATCCACCCGGACCTCCGGGTGCTCGCCAAGTTCCCCGACATGGCCGCGCTCTGCTTCGCCGGCGCCGGCACCAACTGGCGGTTGCGGATGTTCTCACCCGCGTACGGGGTCGCCGAAGACCCGGCCACCGGCTCGGCCGCAGGTCCGCTGGCGGTCCACCTCGCCCGGTATGGCCGGATCGCGTTCGGCAGCCAGATCACGATTCGCCAGGGTGTCGAAATCGGCCGGCCCTCGACCATGTACGCGACGGTCGAGGGCGCGGGCGAGCGGATCGATCAGGTGGAGGTGGTCGGTGCGGCGGTCGTGGTCGCACACGGCACCCTCGTGTTGTAA